In Lycium ferocissimum isolate CSIRO_LF1 chromosome 11, AGI_CSIRO_Lferr_CH_V1, whole genome shotgun sequence, a single genomic region encodes these proteins:
- the LOC132038069 gene encoding uncharacterized protein LOC132038069, with translation MVANQENITQSGVQNRTQVPIHIPINMTSSSTGQSTTIDYNHPLFLNPGDVSGFQLISFQLIGTENYSIWYISMRIALLGRNKMGIVDGSAGKDKFRYEMGNHWEWVNAVVFSWIVGSVAKNLLGGIMYAFEAQTEWEDLRKRFT, from the coding sequence ATGGTTGCTAATCAGGAAAATATAACTCAAAGTGGGGTTCAAAATAGGACTCAGGTTCCGATTCACATTCCAATCAATATGACGAGTTCGAGCACTGGACAATCGACCACCATTGATTACAATCATCCATTATTCTTGAATCCTGGTGATGTAAGTGGTTTTCAACTCATTTCTTTTCAACTTATCGGTACTGAGAATTATTCAATTTGGTATATATCAatgagaattgccttgttaGGAAGAAATAAAATGGGAATAGTGGATGGGAGTGCTGGAAAGGATAAATTCCGTTATGAAATGGGAAATCATTGGGAATGGGTGAATGCGGTTGTTTTTTCATGGATTGTGGGGTCTGTAGCCAAGAATTTGTTAGGAGGAATAATGTATGCATTTGAAGCACAAACTGAGTGGGAAGATTTGCGTAAAAGATTCACTTAA